In Mycetocola zhujimingii, one DNA window encodes the following:
- a CDS encoding DUF4233 domain-containing protein: MRQSLASIVLGFELIVMFLAALVAFGLKVLPAPVALGGGAAICVAILVALAGLRYRWGIIAGWVLQGVIVATGILVPIMFIIGALFAGMWVYSMVAGGRIDREKAAAAQLGDETHGS, translated from the coding sequence GTGAGGCAATCCCTCGCGTCGATCGTCCTTGGCTTTGAACTCATCGTGATGTTCCTCGCCGCGCTGGTGGCCTTCGGGCTCAAGGTGCTTCCTGCTCCGGTGGCCCTCGGGGGCGGCGCAGCGATCTGTGTCGCGATCCTGGTGGCCCTCGCCGGGCTCCGCTACCGCTGGGGCATCATTGCGGGCTGGGTGCTGCAAGGCGTTATCGTTGCTACCGGCATCCTGGTGCCGATCATGTTCATTATTGGTGCGCTTTTTGCCGGCATGTGGGTTTACTCCATGGTGGCTGGCGGTCGGATCGACCGCGAAAAAGCGGCCGCAGCGCAATTGGGAGACGAAACACATGGCAGTTGA
- a CDS encoding vitamin K epoxide reductase family protein, whose product MSRDETNTRPTVLAVFLILAGIIGEIAAFALTVEKIHTLSSPGESLSCDFSVLVQCGANLESWQGSVFGFPNPLLGLAGWAAPIAVGISILAGARFARWYWALFNLGLAGALAFVIWLISQSIFVLGTLCPWCMVTWSVTIPAFLAVTLYNLKAGNLPAPAGVRRAAGALYGWLVPLTLACYLIVAVIAQVRLDVLQHL is encoded by the coding sequence GTGAGCCGCGACGAGACCAACACCCGACCGACTGTCCTCGCAGTCTTTCTCATCCTCGCGGGCATCATCGGTGAGATCGCCGCTTTCGCCCTCACGGTCGAGAAGATTCACACACTGTCATCGCCCGGCGAGTCGCTGTCGTGCGACTTCAGCGTCCTCGTGCAGTGCGGCGCCAACCTCGAGTCCTGGCAGGGCTCGGTATTCGGTTTCCCCAACCCGCTGCTCGGCCTCGCGGGCTGGGCCGCTCCGATCGCCGTCGGCATCAGCATCCTCGCCGGTGCCCGCTTCGCGCGCTGGTACTGGGCGCTATTCAACCTGGGCCTCGCCGGCGCTCTCGCTTTCGTGATCTGGCTGATCTCCCAGAGCATCTTCGTGCTCGGGACCCTGTGCCCGTGGTGCATGGTCACCTGGTCGGTGACCATCCCCGCGTTCCTCGCCGTGACCCTCTACAACCTGAAAGCCGGGAATCTTCCCGCACCGGCCGGCGTGCGCCGGGCAGCCGGGGCGCTCTACGGCTGGCTCGTGCCGCTCACCCTGGCCTGCTACCTGATCGTCGCCGTGATCGCGCAGGTGCGCCTCGATGTCCTGCAGCACCTCTAA
- the rpmA gene encoding 50S ribosomal protein L27 — protein sequence MAHKKGASSTRNGRDSNAQRLGVKRFGGQVVSAGEIIVRQRGTHFHPGVNVGRGGDDTLFALEAGAVEFGAKGGRKVINIVTAAAE from the coding sequence ATGGCACACAAAAAGGGCGCGAGTTCCACTCGCAACGGTCGCGACTCCAACGCACAGCGCCTCGGCGTGAAGCGCTTTGGCGGTCAGGTTGTCTCAGCAGGCGAGATCATCGTTCGCCAGCGCGGCACGCACTTCCACCCCGGCGTCAACGTCGGACGCGGCGGTGACGACACGCTCTTCGCCCTCGAGGCAGGAGCCGTCGAGTTCGGCGCGAAGGGCGGCCGCAAGGTCATCAACATCGTGACGGCAGCTGCCGAATAG
- the proB gene encoding glutamate 5-kinase, whose amino-acid sequence MTVADRSDLASARRVVVKVGSSSISGDNAGQIAPLVDALAAAHGRGAEIVLVSSGAIATGMPYLALTNRPVDLATQQAAAAVGQNVLIYRYQDSLDRYGIVAGQVLLTAGDLENDAHRSNAQRAMERLLALRILPIVNENDTVATHEIRFGDNDRLAALVSILIHADALVLLSDVDALYTKPPAEAGAEPISRVERGDALIGVTFGGAGAVGVGTGGASTKVSAARLAADAGAGVLITSTDNVARALNGEAVGTWFVPAERVERTPAAG is encoded by the coding sequence ATGACGGTAGCTGATCGGTCCGACCTGGCTTCGGCCAGGCGGGTTGTCGTCAAGGTGGGATCATCGTCGATCAGCGGGGACAACGCCGGTCAGATTGCACCGCTCGTGGACGCGCTTGCCGCGGCCCACGGGCGGGGCGCCGAGATCGTTCTCGTCTCGAGCGGTGCGATCGCGACCGGGATGCCGTACCTGGCGCTCACCAACCGGCCGGTCGACCTCGCTACCCAGCAGGCCGCGGCGGCGGTGGGGCAGAACGTGCTCATCTACCGCTACCAGGACAGCCTTGACCGCTACGGGATCGTAGCCGGACAGGTGTTGCTCACCGCGGGTGATCTCGAGAACGACGCTCACCGCTCGAACGCCCAGCGCGCCATGGAGCGGTTGCTCGCGCTCAGGATCCTTCCCATTGTCAACGAGAACGACACAGTTGCTACACACGAGATCCGTTTCGGTGACAACGATCGGCTCGCTGCACTCGTGTCGATCCTCATTCACGCTGACGCGCTCGTGCTGCTCAGCGATGTGGACGCGCTCTACACGAAGCCTCCAGCCGAGGCCGGCGCCGAACCGATCAGCCGGGTGGAGCGCGGAGACGCCCTCATCGGTGTGACGTTCGGCGGCGCCGGAGCTGTCGGCGTCGGGACCGGGGGAGCATCCACCAAGGTGTCTGCGGCCCGCCTTGCCGCCGATGCGGGAGCCGGCGTCCTCATCACGTCGACGGACAATGTTGCTCGCGCTTTGAACGGTGAAGCCGTCGGAACGTGGTTCGTGCCGGCGGAACGGGTCGAACGTACGCCTGCGGCTGGCTAA
- a CDS encoding DUF4031 domain-containing protein, which produces MTVLIDTPLWPAHNTLWSHLISDVSLDELHAFAARHSLPRRSFDLDHYDVPQERFEELVAGGAVPVSANVLVRRLIESNLRVTAKERKRRSTLG; this is translated from the coding sequence ATGACCGTGCTCATCGACACTCCGTTATGGCCGGCACACAACACACTCTGGTCCCACCTCATCAGCGATGTTTCTCTCGATGAGTTGCACGCGTTCGCCGCACGTCATTCACTCCCCCGGCGCAGCTTCGACCTCGATCACTATGACGTGCCGCAGGAACGCTTCGAGGAGCTGGTCGCCGGTGGTGCCGTACCGGTGAGCGCGAATGTCCTCGTCCGCCGGCTGATCGAGAGCAACCTCAGGGTGACGGCGAAGGAACGCAAACGGCGGTCGACCCTCGGGTGA
- a CDS encoding bifunctional folylpolyglutamate synthase/dihydrofolate synthase: protein MSEIDDEFADEGQAVYEDLLARTGEQAPRPRLEPTRRVLDLLGDPQRAFPIIQLTGTNGKTSTSRLIEGILRAYGLRTGLFTSPHLVSFNERIVIDGEPISNEALARNWEDIRTYVEMVDLELENAGDVPLTFFEVLTVLAYASFADAPIDVGVIEVGMGGEWDSTNVADAQIAVFTPIDLDHVARLGSTIAEIARTKAGIIKPAATVVTAAQHPDAMAEIVKAAERDEAPVIAQDVDFALTADHVAVGGQVISVRGRAGEYNDLFLPLYGDHQGQNAAVAIAAVETFLGDGSQPLSTEPLVEGLSEITTPGRLQLVGIEPTVLIDAAHNPHGARSLAAALGKYFDFAETVFVVGVLGDKDAEGILSVLAPIAARIHVTEPSSERSIPAASLARRAAAVADPGLIHAYDTVEDAVFAAREWANDGPSRLVVVTGSVVLAGEVIELAEAGEWKKS from the coding sequence ATGTCTGAAATTGACGACGAATTTGCCGATGAAGGACAGGCTGTCTACGAGGACCTGCTCGCCCGAACGGGCGAGCAGGCTCCTCGGCCGCGGCTGGAGCCGACCCGCAGGGTGCTCGACCTGCTCGGCGACCCGCAACGGGCGTTCCCGATCATCCAGCTCACGGGAACCAACGGCAAGACGAGCACGAGCCGGCTGATCGAGGGAATTCTCCGTGCCTACGGGCTCCGGACCGGACTCTTTACGAGCCCGCACCTTGTGAGCTTTAACGAGCGCATCGTTATCGACGGTGAACCGATCTCGAACGAGGCCCTCGCCCGCAACTGGGAAGACATTCGGACGTACGTCGAGATGGTCGACCTCGAGCTTGAAAACGCCGGTGACGTGCCGCTGACCTTCTTTGAGGTGCTCACCGTGCTCGCTTATGCGAGCTTCGCTGATGCGCCGATCGACGTCGGTGTGATCGAGGTCGGGATGGGCGGTGAGTGGGATTCCACCAATGTCGCCGATGCGCAGATTGCCGTGTTCACCCCGATCGATCTCGACCACGTTGCCCGACTCGGGTCGACCATTGCAGAGATCGCGCGAACCAAGGCGGGCATCATCAAGCCGGCCGCTACCGTCGTCACCGCGGCGCAGCATCCCGACGCCATGGCAGAGATCGTGAAGGCGGCAGAACGGGACGAAGCGCCCGTCATCGCACAGGACGTCGACTTCGCATTGACGGCGGATCATGTCGCCGTCGGCGGCCAGGTGATCAGCGTGCGCGGACGGGCGGGGGAGTACAACGACCTCTTCCTCCCGCTCTACGGTGACCACCAGGGTCAGAACGCGGCGGTCGCCATCGCCGCGGTCGAGACATTCCTCGGCGACGGCAGCCAGCCGCTCTCGACGGAGCCACTGGTCGAGGGGCTCTCGGAGATCACCACTCCCGGGCGGCTTCAACTCGTCGGCATCGAGCCGACGGTTCTCATCGATGCGGCGCACAACCCGCACGGCGCACGATCACTCGCCGCCGCGCTTGGGAAGTACTTCGACTTCGCCGAGACCGTCTTCGTCGTCGGTGTACTCGGAGACAAGGACGCCGAGGGAATCCTCTCCGTGCTCGCGCCGATTGCGGCACGCATCCACGTGACCGAACCGTCGTCCGAACGGTCCATCCCTGCCGCTTCTCTCGCCAGGCGTGCAGCGGCTGTCGCAGATCCCGGACTCATTCACGCGTACGACACCGTGGAAGACGCGGTCTTCGCCGCACGCGAATGGGCGAATGACGGCCCGTCGAGGCTCGTCGTCGTCACCGGCTCTGTCGTTCTCGCAGGCGAGGTCATCGAGCTGGCCGAAGCCGGAGAGTGGAAGAAGTCATGA
- the obgE gene encoding GTPase ObgE, producing MATFVDQVTLHLRAGNGGNGCVSVRREKFKPLAGPDGGNGGNGGDIVLVSDPQVTTLLNYHRSPHRSSPNGGPGMGDHRAGTTGEELELPVPVGTVVKDADGNELIDFAEPGIRYVIAQGGQGGLGNAALSTTKRKAPGFALLGTLGQEGSFTLELKVVADVALVGYPSAGKSSLIAAMSAAKPKIADYPFTTLHPNLGVVQAGEIRYTVADVPGLIEGASEGRGLGLEFLRHVERCSALVHVLDCATLEPGRDPISDLDIILGELGAYPVPEGQTPLLERPQLIALNKVDVPEGKDLAELVKPELEARGYRVFEISTVSHEGLRQLSYALGDLVEAERKAKAEHEAAHPRIVIRPRPVDESKFTVTVEGGSFGNIYRVRGAKPERWVQQTDFTNDEAVGYLADRLAKLGVEDGLFKAGAVGGSTVIIGSDNGVVFDWEPTLTSSAEMITTPRGLDARLDANNRPTRNQRREEYFERMDAKTEARAEMVREREAGLWRDQYEDEERAAAEAASAEGEK from the coding sequence GTGGCCACATTCGTCGATCAGGTGACATTGCACCTGCGTGCTGGAAACGGCGGTAACGGATGCGTGTCTGTGCGTCGGGAGAAGTTCAAGCCGCTTGCCGGACCTGATGGTGGAAATGGCGGTAACGGTGGCGACATCGTCCTCGTTTCTGACCCGCAGGTCACGACACTTCTCAACTACCACCGCTCACCGCACCGGAGCTCACCGAACGGTGGCCCAGGCATGGGCGACCACCGCGCGGGGACGACGGGTGAAGAACTCGAACTGCCCGTACCGGTCGGAACCGTCGTCAAGGACGCCGATGGCAACGAACTGATCGACTTCGCCGAGCCAGGCATCCGTTACGTCATCGCGCAGGGTGGACAGGGTGGCCTCGGCAACGCGGCTCTCTCGACCACCAAGCGGAAGGCTCCCGGGTTCGCTCTGCTCGGCACGCTCGGGCAGGAGGGGTCGTTCACCCTCGAGCTCAAGGTTGTTGCCGACGTCGCACTCGTCGGTTACCCCTCTGCCGGAAAGTCGAGCCTGATCGCCGCCATGAGCGCTGCGAAGCCGAAGATCGCCGACTACCCCTTCACGACTCTGCACCCCAACCTCGGCGTCGTCCAGGCCGGAGAGATCCGCTACACCGTCGCCGACGTCCCCGGACTCATCGAGGGCGCGAGCGAGGGCAGGGGACTCGGACTCGAGTTCCTCCGTCACGTTGAGCGCTGCTCTGCCCTCGTGCACGTCCTCGACTGCGCGACCCTCGAGCCGGGTCGTGACCCGATCAGCGACCTCGACATCATCCTCGGTGAGCTCGGCGCGTACCCGGTACCTGAGGGCCAGACGCCGCTCCTTGAGCGCCCCCAGCTGATCGCGCTCAATAAAGTGGACGTTCCAGAGGGCAAGGACCTCGCCGAGCTGGTCAAGCCCGAACTCGAAGCCCGCGGATACCGCGTGTTCGAGATCTCGACGGTCAGCCACGAGGGATTGCGCCAGCTCTCCTACGCACTGGGCGACCTGGTCGAGGCCGAACGCAAGGCCAAGGCCGAGCACGAAGCCGCACACCCCCGCATCGTCATCCGCCCCCGTCCCGTCGACGAGTCCAAGTTCACGGTCACCGTCGAGGGCGGCAGCTTCGGCAACATCTACCGTGTTCGTGGCGCCAAGCCCGAGCGCTGGGTGCAGCAGACCGACTTCACGAACGACGAAGCAGTGGGCTACCTTGCCGACCGCCTCGCGAAGCTCGGCGTCGAAGATGGCCTCTTCAAGGCGGGTGCTGTCGGTGGATCCACGGTCATCATCGGTTCTGACAACGGTGTGGTCTTCGACTGGGAGCCGACGCTGACCTCGTCCGCCGAGATGATCACGACTCCTCGTGGACTCGATGCGAGGCTCGACGCGAACAACCGCCCGACCCGCAACCAGCGCCGCGAGGAGTACTTCGAGCGGATGGATGCGAAAACCGAAGCGCGTGCCGAAATGGTTCGCGAACGGGAAGCCGGGCTGTGGCGCGACCAGTACGAGGATGAAGAACGCGCGGCCGCCGAAGCAGCCAGCGCTGAGGGAGAAAAATAG
- the ndk gene encoding nucleoside-diphosphate kinase produces the protein MAVEETLVLVKPDGVARNLTGAILARIEAKGYSLVDIRLVQPDRSVLAAHYAEHEGKPFYEPLVEFMLSGPIVAIRVAGDRVIEGFRSLAGTTDPTTAAPGTIRGDFGRDWGLKVQQNLVHGSDSPESAARELALWFK, from the coding sequence ATGGCAGTTGAAGAAACACTCGTTCTGGTCAAGCCGGACGGTGTCGCACGCAACCTGACCGGAGCGATCCTCGCGCGTATTGAGGCGAAGGGCTACTCGCTCGTCGACATCCGTCTCGTTCAGCCCGACCGATCGGTGCTCGCGGCGCACTACGCCGAGCACGAGGGCAAGCCGTTCTACGAGCCGCTCGTCGAGTTCATGCTGTCAGGTCCGATCGTCGCGATTCGCGTCGCCGGTGACCGCGTGATCGAGGGCTTCCGCAGCCTCGCGGGTACGACAGACCCGACGACGGCAGCTCCCGGCACCATCCGTGGAGACTTCGGTCGCGACTGGGGCCTGAAGGTTCAGCAGAACCTGGTTCACGGCTCGGACAGCCCTGAGTCGGCGGCGCGCGAACTCGCGCTCTGGTTCAAGTAA
- a CDS encoding Rne/Rng family ribonuclease, whose product MVNENFDNTADTSTNSEGAALESTENQVAEEQAFLTPSAGIQAPDAASDGLGEQDAPQRADAEGASSSDAEPVAPEGVAADDESAAHDAAGDVADAPQPEAETAGEQSATNAAEPAKTAGSTASGIFAAYSTAPTTALFFQAPDVKPLPARDYRDDVIDDDDDEDDEPSTVRRRARRRSGDERRSGQNDPANTVVKVRQPREQPREVEQITEPQRIKGSTRLEAKKQRRRDGRDAGRRRPVVTEAEFLARRESVDRTMIVRSKSNKIQIGVLEDGVLVEHYVARNEEASLIGNVYLGRVQNVLPSMEAAFVDIGRGRNAVLYSGEVDWDAAETGNQPRRIELALKPGDRVLVQVTKDPVGHKGARLTSQVSLPGRYLVYVPNGSMNGISRKLPDTERARLKKILKEVLPDNVGVIVRTAAEGATEEQLTLDVNRLINQWAEISRQMESVQAPALLHSEPDLLIKIVRDVFNEDFQKMLIAGDDAQEVIESYLRGVAPDLLERVERYEGNRDVFDEYRITEQIEKALDRKVWLPSGGSLVIDRTEAMTVVDVNTGKFVGSGGNLEETVTKNNLESAEEIVRQLRLRDIGGIIVVDFIDMVLESNRDLVLRRLIECLSRDRTKHQVAEVTSLGLVQMTRKKLGLGLLESFSEPCEVCAGRGVIVHHDPIVKHRQTPQPETKRRGKGGTSNSNGNGNGNGGNTNGNGGGNNAGQAPKAPTHAITDDAKNALAKIAASTIVVHADDAQSTDQVTEQPAASERRNESRSERRNERRKNQKSQNRGAGSAQGNSGGGSAGQAEEAAPDSRAESSAPASRPETSKPDTSRPAPEPQVADSRTDARDALSILDIPLEPARKAKRVDPRDAEDLLGSVLDALPEPKLPGTGRARRRRVTTAGLTGTPVAHDADAGTSAPAAD is encoded by the coding sequence ATGGTGAATGAAAATTTTGATAACACGGCCGACACATCAACCAACAGCGAGGGCGCAGCGCTCGAAAGCACCGAGAATCAGGTAGCCGAGGAGCAGGCGTTCCTGACGCCGAGTGCTGGCATTCAGGCACCGGATGCCGCATCAGACGGACTCGGCGAGCAAGACGCACCTCAACGCGCTGACGCCGAGGGTGCGTCGTCATCCGACGCCGAGCCTGTGGCCCCCGAGGGCGTTGCAGCCGATGACGAGTCCGCAGCCCACGACGCCGCTGGCGATGTCGCCGACGCCCCTCAGCCCGAAGCCGAGACTGCTGGCGAGCAGTCAGCAACAAACGCTGCCGAGCCCGCGAAGACCGCTGGGAGCACGGCGTCCGGCATCTTCGCCGCGTACTCCACAGCGCCGACGACAGCGCTGTTCTTCCAGGCGCCCGACGTCAAGCCGCTCCCCGCGCGTGATTATCGCGATGACGTGATCGACGATGACGATGACGAGGACGACGAGCCGTCGACGGTCCGCCGCCGCGCCCGCCGCCGCTCGGGCGACGAACGCCGTTCAGGACAAAACGATCCGGCCAACACCGTGGTCAAGGTCAGGCAGCCGCGGGAACAGCCGCGCGAGGTCGAGCAGATCACCGAGCCGCAGCGCATCAAGGGCTCGACGCGCCTCGAAGCGAAGAAACAGCGACGACGCGACGGCCGTGATGCCGGACGCCGCCGCCCGGTTGTCACCGAGGCAGAGTTCCTCGCCCGTCGCGAGTCGGTCGACCGCACGATGATCGTCCGCTCGAAGAGCAACAAGATTCAGATCGGCGTCCTCGAAGACGGCGTTCTCGTTGAGCACTACGTCGCGCGTAACGAAGAGGCATCCCTCATCGGAAACGTCTACCTTGGCCGCGTACAGAACGTGCTGCCGAGCATGGAAGCAGCCTTCGTCGACATCGGACGCGGACGCAACGCCGTGCTGTACTCGGGCGAAGTCGACTGGGACGCCGCAGAGACCGGAAACCAGCCGCGCCGCATCGAACTGGCGCTCAAGCCGGGCGACCGCGTTCTCGTCCAGGTCACCAAGGACCCGGTCGGACACAAGGGTGCTCGACTGACCAGCCAGGTGTCGCTTCCCGGCCGTTACCTCGTCTACGTGCCCAACGGCTCGATGAACGGCATCTCACGCAAGCTTCCTGACACCGAACGCGCGCGCCTCAAGAAGATCCTCAAAGAGGTGCTTCCCGACAACGTCGGCGTCATCGTGCGCACCGCTGCTGAGGGTGCAACCGAGGAGCAGCTCACGCTCGACGTCAATCGCCTGATCAACCAGTGGGCAGAGATCTCACGGCAGATGGAGAGCGTTCAGGCGCCAGCTCTGCTGCACTCCGAGCCTGACCTGCTGATCAAGATCGTCCGCGATGTGTTCAACGAGGACTTCCAGAAGATGCTTATCGCCGGCGATGACGCGCAGGAAGTCATCGAAAGCTACCTTCGTGGCGTCGCGCCCGACCTCCTCGAGCGCGTCGAGCGCTACGAGGGAAACCGGGACGTCTTCGACGAGTACCGCATCACGGAACAGATCGAGAAGGCCCTCGACCGCAAGGTCTGGCTGCCCTCCGGTGGATCGCTCGTCATTGACCGCACCGAGGCGATGACCGTCGTCGACGTCAACACGGGAAAATTCGTCGGTTCAGGCGGAAACCTCGAGGAGACGGTAACGAAGAACAACCTCGAATCCGCCGAGGAGATCGTCCGCCAGCTTCGGCTGCGCGACATCGGTGGAATCATCGTCGTCGACTTCATCGACATGGTGCTTGAATCCAACCGCGATCTCGTTTTGCGCCGCCTGATCGAGTGCCTCAGCCGTGACCGGACCAAGCACCAGGTCGCCGAGGTGACCTCGCTCGGTCTCGTTCAGATGACGCGCAAGAAGCTGGGCCTTGGCCTGCTCGAGTCATTCAGTGAGCCATGCGAGGTGTGTGCAGGACGCGGTGTCATCGTGCACCACGATCCGATCGTCAAGCACCGCCAGACCCCCCAGCCCGAGACCAAGCGTCGCGGCAAGGGTGGCACCTCGAACAGCAATGGCAATGGAAACGGCAACGGTGGCAACACCAACGGCAACGGCGGAGGAAACAACGCCGGCCAGGCACCGAAGGCACCGACACACGCCATCACCGATGACGCGAAGAACGCCCTCGCGAAGATCGCCGCATCAACGATCGTTGTTCACGCGGACGACGCACAGTCGACCGATCAGGTGACGGAGCAGCCCGCAGCCAGCGAGCGACGCAATGAGTCACGCAGCGAGCGACGCAACGAACGCCGGAAGAACCAGAAGAGCCAGAACCGTGGCGCCGGATCGGCACAGGGGAACTCGGGTGGCGGCTCAGCAGGCCAGGCCGAGGAAGCTGCGCCTGACTCTCGTGCCGAGAGCTCGGCTCCTGCCAGCCGGCCGGAAACGAGCAAACCGGACACCAGCAGGCCGGCCCCCGAGCCCCAGGTTGCCGATTCCCGTACGGACGCCCGGGACGCGCTGTCGATCCTCGACATCCCCCTCGAGCCCGCACGCAAGGCGAAGAGAGTCGACCCGCGCGACGCAGAGGACCTCCTCGGCTCAGTGCTCGACGCGCTTCCGGAGCCCAAGCTTCCCGGAACCGGCCGCGCACGTCGTCGCCGGGTTACGACAGCCGGCCTGACCGGGACTCCTGTCGCTCACGACGCAGACGCCGGAACATCCGCCCCGGCTGCTGACTAA
- the rplU gene encoding 50S ribosomal protein L21, whose protein sequence is MVYAVVRAGGRQEKVEVGTIVTMDRVKSIKDGKVELAAVLLVDGDKITTDAESLAKVTVTAEFIENLRGPKIHIQKFKNKTGYKKRQGHRQELTRVKITGIK, encoded by the coding sequence GTGGTTTACGCAGTAGTGCGCGCCGGTGGTCGGCAGGAAAAGGTAGAGGTCGGCACCATTGTGACGATGGACCGCGTCAAGAGCATCAAGGACGGCAAGGTCGAACTGGCCGCTGTTCTCCTCGTCGACGGTGACAAGATCACCACTGACGCCGAGTCGCTCGCAAAGGTCACAGTCACGGCTGAGTTCATCGAGAACCTCCGCGGCCCCAAGATTCACATCCAGAAGTTCAAGAACAAGACCGGTTACAAGAAGCGTCAGGGGCACCGTCAGGAGCTCACACGCGTCAAGATCACCGGCATCAAGTAA